The Streptomyces sp. NBC_00286 nucleotide sequence CGGGTGGACCGGTACATCGGCGAGCGGGCAGAGCGGTGGATCTCCCGCCGGGCAGAGGTCCGTCGGGGCGTCCGACGACCCGAACGGCCCCGCCGGGTCCTGGCGTTACCGCGACGCCGGCGGACACGGAGCGCCCGGCGGGTTCGGCGTTCCCGGCGGATACGGAGCTCCTGGCGGCCACGGAACGCCCGACTGGTACGGAGCGCCTGGCGGCCACGGAACGCCGGGCGGGTACGGCGCCCTACCCGAGGGCACGATCCTCGGCGTGGACGATCTCCCCGATGCCCTGGCCGGCAGGCTCCCAACCGACCGTGGCCCCTGGCGGGTCCACTTCCACGCCCCGCTGCACGCCGAACCCGAACCCCCGCTCCGTACCACCGCTCCCCAACTCACCGCCGTACTCGCCGAGTTGCTCGGCGGGCCGGTCGCCGGATGTGACCACATCGAGGTGGAGACCTACACCTGGTCCGTACTGCCCCGGCCGCCCGCCGACCTGGCCGGGGGCATCGCCGCCGAACTCGCCTGGGCCAGGGACCGGTTGACCGGGCTCGGCCTGAAGGAGGAAACCTCATGACCGACCGGCTCGTCGTGCTCGACATCGTCGGGCTCACCCCGACGCTGCTGCGCCATATGCCCGCCGTCGCCGCCCTCGGTGAACGCGGGTTCCAGGCCCGGCTCGGGACGACCCTGCCCGCGGTGACCTGTACGGCCCAGTCGACCTTCCTCACCGGGGAGCCGCCGAGCACGCACGGCGCGGTGGCCAACGGCTGGTACTTCCGCGACCTCGGCGAGGTGCTGCTGTGGCGGCAGCACAACGCGCTCGTCGGCGGCGAGAAGATCTGGGAGACGGCCAGGAAGAGCGACCCCAACTACAAGGTGGCCAACGTCTGTTGGTGGTACGCGATGGGGGCGGACGTCGACTTCACCGTCACCCCGCGGCCCGTCTACTACTCGGACGGCCGCAAGGAAACCGACTGCTACACCTGGCCGCCCTCCCTGCACGACGAACTCACCGACCGCCTCGGCCCGTTCCCCCTCTTCACCTACTGGGGCCCGAACGCGGGCATGCCCTCCACTCAGTGGATCCTCGGTGCCGCCCGCCAGATCTTCGACGAGCACCGCCCGGACCTGACCCTCGTCTACATCCCGCAGATGGACTACGAGCCGCAGCGATCCGGCCCGGACTCCCCCGCGACCGCCCGCGCCGCCCGCCAACTCGACGACGCACTGCGCCCGTTGATCGACCACTTCCTCAGCGAGGGCGCCACCGTCGTGGCGCTCAGCGAGTACGGCATCACCCCGGTCTCCCGCCCCGTCGACATCAACCGCGCCCTGCGCCGCGCCGGACTTCTGGACGTCTACACGCAGGACGGCATGGAGTACCTGGACCCCTGGACCTCCCGCGCCTTCGCCGTCGCCGATCACCAGGTGGCGCACGTGTATGTACGGGACCCGGCCGACACGACGGCCGTCGCGAAGATCGTCGGCGAACTCGACGGTGTGGAACGGGTGTTGGACGCGGAGGGCAAGGCGGCGTACGGGCTCGATCACGAGCGGTCCGGCGAACTGGTCGCCGTAGCCGACTCCGATGCCTGGTTCACGTACTACTACTGGCTGGACGACGAGCGCGCCCCGGACTTCGCCCGCCAGGTGGAGATCCATCGCAAGCCCGGCTACGACCCCGCGGAGCTGCTGTACGACGAGACAGTCCCGGCGGTGAAGCTGAAGGCCGTGGGCCAGATCGCCCGCAAGAAGCTCGGGTTCCGCTACCGGATCCAGACCGTCCCGTTGGACCCATCCGGGGTGCGCGGCAGCCACGGCCGGCTGCCGGAGGATCCGGACCATGGGCCCGTACTGCTGTGTTCGGAACCAGGGGCGGCGTGTACGGAGTTCGCGGCCACGGACGTCAAGCCGCTGCTGCTGCGGCTCGCGGGACTTGAAGATGCAGACACCAAGGAAGAAGAGCCCGCGGAATGACCTCCCCACACACCCGGCCCGGCAAGCTCGGTGCACGGCGTTCGTGCCCTCCCGGTCACCTGGTGAAGGGTCTCCCTTCAGGTACCACGCCTGGTGAGTAAGGTCCAGACTTAGCGACCAGTACATCGGATCTATCCTCGACGTGTCCGACATATTGACGGGCTTCTCTCGCTCCTTCTACGTTGCGTCGAGGATAGATCCGATGAATCACCAGGGAGTGACATGCACCCAACAAGACGTACGGTTCTTGCCGCCGGAGGCTTACTCGCGGGAGGCGCCGCCTGGGCGATGACCCCGTCGGTGTCCTCCGCCGTGTCCGCGTCTCCCACGGACGGCTGGGAGAAGACCTCGTTCACGTACGGCATGCAGAAGCCGTGGAATCTGAGCCTGAGCGAGCGATACAGCAACAGCGGTGGCGTGCACCGGATGTGGGTGTACGACACCGACGAGCCCATGTCGCAGGGCAGTTCCACGGACCCGCGCACCGAGATGCGCTGGCGGCAGGAGTACAAGACCGGGCAGCACATGTGGGACGCCGACGTGTACATCCCGTCGGGCACGAACGGCGCGACCTTTGTGCAGATCCTCCGGGTGATCCATCCCGAGGGCACCCCCGCCACGGACTTCATGCTCAACGCGTACAGCGCGAGCGGCGGCTCGGTGCGGGCGTACGACCGTACGGTCCTCAAGACCAACGCGTACAACAAGTGGTTCAACGTCAAGCTCGAGCACAACGCCTCCAGCCGGGACATCAAGGTCTACTTCGACGACGAGCTGGTGCTGACGGCCGAGGACCGCGGCCCGGCCACCCGCCACTTCAAGAACGGCGTCTACCACCACGGCAGCGGTCGCGCCGAGGCGCGCTTCCGCAACATCACGTACTGGACGCGGTGAGCCATGACTTCAAGAAGAGCAGTACTCGGTTCGGCGATCGTCGGCACAACTGCCGCCGCTCTCCCGGGAGGTGCCCACGCCGCTCCGGCCGCCCCCTCCTCCCCCGTGCAGGGCAGCGGTCGTCGCTGGAAGCTGCGGAACCGTATGGAGTCGGACGGCGCGTGGGCCGACTTTCTGCGGAAGCAGGATCTGGTGTGGCGCAGGATGCCCACGCTGTGGCACGAAGGGCCGTTCCTGGGGGACGGGCGGCTGGGCAGCATGGTCTACCGGGAGCCGGAGGCGAACAGCATTCGCTTCACGGTGCAGCACGGTGAAG carries:
- a CDS encoding cinnamyl alcohol dehydrogenase; the encoded protein is MHPTRRTVLAAGGLLAGGAAWAMTPSVSSAVSASPTDGWEKTSFTYGMQKPWNLSLSERYSNSGGVHRMWVYDTDEPMSQGSSTDPRTEMRWRQEYKTGQHMWDADVYIPSGTNGATFVQILRVIHPEGTPATDFMLNAYSASGGSVRAYDRTVLKTNAYNKWFNVKLEHNASSRDIKVYFDDELVLTAEDRGPATRHFKNGVYHHGSGRAEARFRNITYWTR
- a CDS encoding alkaline phosphatase family protein; translation: MTDRLVVLDIVGLTPTLLRHMPAVAALGERGFQARLGTTLPAVTCTAQSTFLTGEPPSTHGAVANGWYFRDLGEVLLWRQHNALVGGEKIWETARKSDPNYKVANVCWWYAMGADVDFTVTPRPVYYSDGRKETDCYTWPPSLHDELTDRLGPFPLFTYWGPNAGMPSTQWILGAARQIFDEHRPDLTLVYIPQMDYEPQRSGPDSPATARAARQLDDALRPLIDHFLSEGATVVALSEYGITPVSRPVDINRALRRAGLLDVYTQDGMEYLDPWTSRAFAVADHQVAHVYVRDPADTTAVAKIVGELDGVERVLDAEGKAAYGLDHERSGELVAVADSDAWFTYYYWLDDERAPDFARQVEIHRKPGYDPAELLYDETVPAVKLKAVGQIARKKLGFRYRIQTVPLDPSGVRGSHGRLPEDPDHGPVLLCSEPGAACTEFAATDVKPLLLRLAGLEDADTKEEEPAE